One segment of Pseudodesulfovibrio sp. 5S69 DNA contains the following:
- the mqnB gene encoding futalosine hydrolase: MLLVLTATANEMRAAFPEAPAVAQGETAGYEVGGRSVLLGVTGVGLLNTALCAGQWLARPDVVGVVDLGIAGGYDLGGTPMGSVCFAWQETWPEYGLLDEQGAADPEALGFAQGEAGGRKVWNRLKLSPVRDAGRMGLTLGEDWLRAAGVTVSGVTGTPERAGWLELSCNGQMENMEGFAAAYAATLRGLPFLEVRTISNLVGSREPGDWNLKGALRSLHDVATTLFAA; the protein is encoded by the coding sequence GTGCTTCTGGTCCTGACCGCCACGGCCAACGAGATGCGGGCCGCCTTCCCGGAAGCGCCCGCCGTGGCCCAGGGCGAAACGGCCGGGTACGAGGTCGGCGGGCGGTCCGTGCTTCTGGGCGTGACCGGCGTGGGGCTGCTCAACACGGCCCTGTGCGCCGGGCAGTGGCTGGCCCGTCCGGACGTGGTCGGCGTGGTCGATCTCGGCATCGCCGGGGGGTACGACCTGGGCGGGACGCCCATGGGCTCCGTCTGTTTCGCCTGGCAGGAGACCTGGCCGGAATACGGCCTGCTGGACGAGCAGGGCGCGGCCGACCCCGAAGCGCTCGGGTTTGCCCAGGGCGAGGCGGGCGGACGCAAGGTCTGGAACCGGCTCAAGCTGTCGCCGGTGCGCGACGCCGGGCGCATGGGGTTGACCCTGGGCGAGGACTGGCTGCGCGCCGCGGGCGTGACCGTGTCCGGCGTGACCGGAACTCCGGAGCGGGCCGGCTGGCTCGAACTGTCCTGCAACGGACAGATGGAAAATATGGAGGGATTCGCGGCGGCCTATGCCGCCACCCTGCGCGGGCTCCCTTTTCTGGAGGTGCGGACCATCTCCAACCTGGTGGGTTCCCGCGAACCCGGCGACTGGAACCTGAAGGGCGCGCTGAGGTCGCTTCATGACGTCGCGACCACCCTGTTTGCCGCGTAA
- a CDS encoding nucleotide sugar dehydrogenase, with product MSMVDFERLQAKEDAIAVVGLGYVGLPLAVALGRHFRVFGVDVSERRVAELKQRLDRTNEVDFSTVGDDVDLVFTADLADLEKARLILVAVPTPIDEFRTPDLRPVRGASISVGQHLQPGSVVVYESTVYPGLTEEVCVPLLEAESGLTCGPDFTVGYSPERINPGDKVHRLETIAKVVAGQDEPTGRLLQQVYGSVVKAGTHLAPDIRTAEAAKVIENTQRDLNIALMNELALIFEKMGIDTLDVLEASGTKWNFLPFRPGLVGGHCIGVDPYYLTFKAQALGLHPHVILAGREINDNMGRHIAEATIKRLIKNDCKIMGARVGVLGLTFKENVPDLRNTRVVDILAELDDYGVEVLVHDAQADPEEAERELGISLCSLDEMRGLDALILAVPHTAYKDIAVSELKGWFADPAKALVVDVKGFFDRAELAAESVACWRL from the coding sequence ATGAGCATGGTTGATTTTGAGCGGTTGCAGGCCAAGGAAGACGCCATTGCCGTGGTCGGGCTGGGCTATGTGGGATTGCCCCTGGCCGTGGCCCTGGGGCGGCATTTCCGGGTATTCGGCGTGGACGTGTCCGAGAGGCGCGTGGCCGAACTGAAGCAGCGCCTCGACCGCACCAACGAGGTGGATTTCTCCACCGTGGGCGACGATGTGGACCTGGTCTTCACCGCCGACCTGGCCGATCTGGAAAAGGCCCGGCTCATCCTGGTGGCCGTGCCCACGCCCATCGACGAATTCCGCACCCCGGACCTGCGCCCCGTGCGCGGGGCCTCCATTTCGGTGGGACAGCACCTTCAGCCCGGCTCCGTGGTGGTCTACGAGTCCACGGTCTACCCCGGCCTGACCGAAGAGGTCTGTGTGCCCCTGCTGGAGGCCGAGTCCGGCCTGACCTGCGGTCCCGACTTCACCGTGGGCTACTCGCCCGAGCGCATCAACCCCGGCGACAAGGTCCACCGGCTGGAGACCATCGCCAAGGTCGTGGCCGGGCAGGACGAGCCCACCGGCAGGCTGCTCCAGCAGGTCTACGGTTCCGTGGTCAAGGCGGGCACCCACCTGGCCCCGGACATCCGCACGGCCGAGGCCGCCAAGGTCATCGAGAACACCCAGCGCGACCTGAACATCGCGCTCATGAACGAGCTGGCCCTGATCTTCGAGAAGATGGGCATCGACACCCTGGACGTACTCGAAGCCTCGGGCACCAAATGGAATTTCCTGCCGTTCCGGCCGGGCCTGGTGGGCGGCCACTGCATCGGCGTGGACCCGTACTACCTGACCTTCAAGGCCCAGGCCCTGGGGCTGCACCCCCATGTCATCCTGGCCGGCCGCGAGATCAACGACAACATGGGCAGGCACATCGCCGAGGCGACCATCAAGCGGCTGATCAAGAACGATTGCAAGATCATGGGCGCGCGCGTGGGCGTGCTCGGGCTGACCTTCAAGGAAAACGTCCCCGACCTGCGCAACACCCGCGTGGTGGACATCCTGGCCGAGCTCGACGACTACGGCGTGGAGGTCCTGGTGCACGACGCCCAGGCCGACCCCGAGGAGGCCGAGCGGGAGCTGGGCATTTCCCTGTGCTCGCTCGACGAGATGCGCGGCCTGGACGCCCTGATCCTGGCCGTGCCGCACACCGCGTACAAGGACATCGCCGTGAGCGAGCTGAAGGGCTGGTTCGCGGACCCGGCCAAGGCCCTGGTGGTGGACGTGAAGGGATTTTTCGACCGGGCCGAGCTGGCGGCCGAATCCGTCGCCTGCTGGCGGCTGTAA
- a CDS encoding DUF2065 domain-containing protein: MNIDWSLLIAAIGLALVFEGIPYFLFAERMPRLLTRLAIQPPKFLRFIGLAAIILGLLVISFGRSLSQ, translated from the coding sequence ATGAACATCGACTGGTCGCTTCTCATCGCCGCCATCGGCTTGGCCCTCGTTTTCGAGGGCATTCCCTATTTCCTGTTCGCCGAGCGGATGCCTCGGCTGCTCACCCGGCTGGCCATCCAGCCGCCGAAATTCCTGCGCTTCATCGGGCTCGCGGCCATCATCCTCGGCCTGCTCGTCATCTCGTTCGGCCGCTCTTTATCCCAATAA
- a CDS encoding ubiquinone/menaquinone biosynthesis methyltransferase, with translation MARPECASHTGASTHAEHGRRVADMFGRIAGWYDFLNHALSGGQDIYWRYRLAKAARPEPGGLILDLAAGTMDVSVELLRQYPECKVAALDFALPMLENGKAKKLKKGREERIFPVQADGRSLPLPDGCMSAATIAFGIRNILPRAEAYAEFLRVLKPGARLCILEFGTGSKRVWKGLYNFYLDKVLPFLGDRISGDPGAYRYLAETIKSFPDERALGEELLEAGFKRVYNVPMMSGIVYLHVAEAPDGRADGQIPEPQAAKEAAPKKAVSARSGSKAGTAAKRKAAPKKKAAPKRAAKR, from the coding sequence ATGGCCCGCCCCGAATGCGCGTCCCACACCGGGGCCTCCACCCACGCCGAGCACGGCAGGCGGGTGGCGGACATGTTCGGCCGCATCGCCGGATGGTACGATTTCCTCAACCACGCCCTGTCCGGGGGCCAGGACATCTACTGGCGCTACCGGCTGGCCAAGGCGGCCCGCCCCGAGCCGGGCGGCCTGATCCTGGACCTGGCCGCGGGCACCATGGACGTGTCCGTGGAGCTGCTGAGGCAGTACCCGGAGTGCAAGGTGGCGGCCCTGGACTTCGCCCTGCCCATGCTCGAAAACGGCAAGGCCAAGAAGCTGAAGAAGGGCCGCGAGGAGCGCATCTTCCCGGTCCAGGCCGACGGACGCAGCCTGCCCCTGCCGGACGGCTGCATGAGCGCGGCGACCATCGCCTTCGGCATCCGCAACATCCTGCCCCGCGCGGAGGCCTACGCCGAGTTCCTGCGGGTCCTCAAGCCCGGCGCGCGGCTGTGCATCCTCGAGTTCGGCACCGGGTCCAAGCGGGTCTGGAAGGGGTTGTACAATTTCTACCTGGACAAGGTCCTGCCGTTCCTCGGCGACCGCATCTCCGGCGATCCGGGCGCTTACCGGTATCTGGCCGAGACCATAAAAAGTTTTCCGGACGAACGCGCCCTGGGCGAAGAACTGCTTGAAGCGGGCTTTAAGCGGGTCTACAACGTCCCCATGATGTCCGGCATCGTCTACCTGCACGTGGCCGAGGCCCCGGACGGACGGGCGGACGGACAGATTCCGGAACCGCAGGCCGCGAAAGAGGCGGCCCCGAAGAAGGCCGTGTCGGCACGGAGCGGGTCGAAGGCCGGGACCGCCGCGAAAAGGAAGGCCGCCCCCAAGAAGAAGGCGGCTCCGAAAAGGGCGGCGAAGCGCTAG
- a CDS encoding DMT family protein produces MRIPLFTALLLTASNVFMTFAWYAHLKELNQRPWYVAALVSWGIALFEYLIQVPANRLGYTVLSLPQLKIMQEVIALAVFAPFCLLYMHQPLKLDYLWAALCLLGAVYFIFRS; encoded by the coding sequence ATGAGGATTCCCCTTTTCACCGCCCTGCTGCTCACGGCCTCCAACGTGTTCATGACCTTTGCCTGGTACGCCCACCTCAAGGAGCTGAACCAGCGCCCGTGGTACGTGGCCGCCCTGGTCAGTTGGGGCATCGCCCTGTTCGAATACCTGATCCAGGTCCCGGCCAACCGGCTGGGCTACACCGTCCTCTCCCTGCCGCAGCTCAAGATCATGCAGGAGGTCATCGCCCTGGCCGTGTTCGCCCCCTTCTGCCTGCTGTACATGCACCAGCCCCTCAAGCTCGACTACCTCTGGGCCGCCCTCTGCCTGCTCGGCGCGGTCTATTTCATCTTTCGGTCCTGA
- a CDS encoding sensor domain-containing diguanylate cyclase yields MPIQTGTFDGLGNSYEEGSNAALLSAIARSAEELTSGKGWPEGVNDLLAALGRVTGVSRVWIFQTLELTDTHLTQNYTFEWAAAPRYRQIGMPMFSMFTNPIDRPGYREMIRSRKNGEWQKILTRLLEPGWLRDSQEVQRIKSMLTIPIMVDDEWWGTLGFDDCEREYDWTDAEIALLRTAGYLIANAVLRDRLSAKRKQFEILRRITDSSAWSYDFTTGQLWCAAELIHSVPMPTENINLSLRAALRLVHSLDRHGLLQAVREHMAGDKDVFRQDLRLFMDCGDQRWVELIGNLRRGAGGRPEQLAGIAVDIRARKQEEERLREEAVTDPLTGVLNRRMFWRELQAQLDRAVDRSAPFAVLMLDIDHFKTLNDTHGHHAGDVILGGFAERCASAVRSQDVIARLGGDEFVILLPGERFLAARSVAERILESVGSAPFVVDGREHRVTASIGLYVHDGSQTTPARVLERADAALYQAKRRGRNRLAEADGYGSPE; encoded by the coding sequence ATGCCGATTCAGACGGGAACATTCGACGGACTGGGGAACTCCTACGAGGAGGGCAGCAATGCCGCATTGCTCTCGGCCATCGCCCGCAGCGCCGAGGAACTGACCTCGGGCAAGGGGTGGCCCGAGGGGGTCAACGACCTGCTGGCCGCGCTCGGGCGCGTGACCGGGGTGAGCCGGGTGTGGATCTTCCAGACCCTGGAGCTGACCGACACGCACCTGACCCAGAACTACACCTTCGAATGGGCGGCCGCGCCCCGGTACAGGCAGATCGGCATGCCCATGTTCTCCATGTTCACCAATCCCATAGACCGCCCCGGCTACCGGGAGATGATCCGCAGCCGGAAAAACGGGGAGTGGCAGAAGATCCTGACCCGGCTGCTGGAACCGGGCTGGCTGCGCGACAGCCAGGAGGTCCAGCGGATCAAGTCCATGCTGACCATCCCGATCATGGTCGACGACGAGTGGTGGGGCACGCTCGGGTTCGACGACTGCGAACGGGAGTACGACTGGACCGACGCGGAGATCGCGCTGCTGCGCACCGCGGGCTACCTGATCGCCAACGCCGTGCTCCGGGACCGCCTGAGCGCCAAGCGCAAGCAGTTCGAGATCCTGCGCCGGATCACCGACAGCTCGGCCTGGTCCTATGATTTCACCACCGGCCAACTGTGGTGCGCGGCGGAGCTGATCCATTCCGTGCCCATGCCCACCGAGAACATCAATCTTTCGTTGCGCGCGGCCCTGCGCCTGGTCCATTCCCTGGACCGGCACGGCCTGCTCCAGGCCGTGCGCGAGCACATGGCCGGGGACAAGGACGTCTTTCGCCAGGACCTGCGGCTGTTCATGGACTGCGGCGACCAGCGCTGGGTGGAGCTGATCGGCAACCTGCGGCGCGGCGCGGGGGGGCGGCCCGAGCAGTTGGCGGGCATCGCCGTCGACATCCGGGCGCGCAAGCAGGAGGAGGAGCGGCTCCGGGAGGAGGCGGTCACCGATCCCCTGACCGGGGTGCTCAACCGGCGGATGTTCTGGCGCGAGCTTCAGGCCCAGTTGGACCGGGCCGTGGACCGGAGCGCGCCCTTTGCCGTGCTCATGCTGGACATCGATCATTTCAAGACCTTGAACGACACCCACGGCCACCACGCGGGCGACGTCATCCTGGGCGGATTCGCCGAGCGCTGCGCCTCGGCCGTGCGCAGCCAGGACGTCATCGCCCGGCTGGGCGGCGACGAGTTCGTCATCCTCCTGCCGGGCGAGCGGTTCCTGGCGGCCCGCAGCGTGGCCGAGCGCATCCTGGAGAGCGTGGGCTCCGCCCCGTTCGTCGTGGATGGGCGCGAGCACCGGGTCACGGCCAGCATCGGCCTGTACGTCCACGACGGCTCCCAGACCACCCCGGCCCGGGTCCTGGAGCGCGCGGACGCGGCCCTGTACCAGGCCAAGCGCCGGGGGCGCAACCGCCTGGCCGAGGCCGACGGGTACGGCTCCCCGGAGTGA
- a CDS encoding CreA family protein yields MHSLDFLKNRRRKRTRLLRALLSVLLVCGLFPAPVASEVIGSVDTVFHLFSRDDDIVVEAFDDPDVGGVTCYLSRARKGGVKGMIGVAEDPSDASIMCVATGDIDVPDRVRSGKADGDRVFKKGTSLVFKSMQVVRFYDQKRDVLVYMVYSDRVVEGSPKNSITCVKVQ; encoded by the coding sequence ATGCATTCTCTAGACTTTCTCAAGAACAGGCGGCGGAAGCGTACCCGGCTCCTCCGGGCGCTCCTGTCGGTCCTGTTGGTTTGCGGCCTGTTCCCCGCACCCGTGGCCTCCGAGGTTATCGGCAGCGTGGACACGGTCTTCCACCTGTTCTCGCGGGACGACGACATCGTGGTCGAGGCCTTCGACGACCCGGACGTGGGCGGGGTGACCTGCTACCTGAGCCGGGCCCGCAAGGGCGGGGTCAAGGGCATGATCGGCGTGGCCGAGGACCCGTCCGACGCTTCGATCATGTGCGTGGCCACCGGGGACATCGACGTGCCCGACCGCGTCAGGAGCGGCAAGGCCGACGGAGACAGGGTCTTCAAGAAGGGCACCTCCCTGGTCTTCAAATCCATGCAGGTGGTCCGCTTCTACGATCAAAAGCGGGACGTCCTCGTGTACATGGTCTACAGCGACCGGGTGGTCGAGGGCTCGCCCAAGAACAGCATCACCTGCGTCAAGGTGCAGTGA
- a CDS encoding Nif11-like leader peptide family natural product precursor, with protein MSRDELSRLMGDALADPELIREAMTLKDRPALEAFVRERGYALSPDEMDEIWELARKVLGGGAGAVDAARWRLTTVGNEPLAPLD; from the coding sequence ATGAGCAGGGACGAATTATCGCGGCTGATGGGAGACGCCCTGGCCGACCCGGAGCTGATCCGAGAGGCTATGACTCTCAAGGACCGGCCGGCCCTGGAAGCCTTTGTGCGGGAACGGGGCTACGCCCTCTCCCCCGACGAGATGGACGAGATCTGGGAGCTGGCCCGCAAGGTCCTGGGCGGCGGAGCCGGGGCTGTGGACGCGGCCCGCTGGCGACTGACCACCGTGGGCAACGAGCCCCTCGCCCCGTTGGACTAG
- the secA gene encoding preprotein translocase subunit SecA produces MLKKIFGSKNDRYLKKLNPIIAQVNALEPEMQALADSDFPVKIAAWKGQVAAGEKTLDDLLPECFALVREAGKRAFDPPMRHFDVQLIGGIVLHQGKIAEMKTGEGKTLVATLAVVLNALSGKGVHVVTVNDYLASRDAEWMGQLYNFLGLTYGVIVHGLTDEQRQVAYAADITYGTNNEFGFDYLRDNMKFYKEQLVQRPLNFAIVDEVDSILIDEARTPLIISGPGEKSSGLYRRVDAIVPKLIKSSPTDPEDKDAVPDGDFVLDEKTKSITLTDAGVEKIEELLDVDNLFDPQNIALQHHVLQAVKAHHCFIKDVEYIVKDDQVVLVDEFTGRLMPGRRLSDGLHQAIEAKENVKVEAENQTLASITFQNFFRMYDKLAGMTGTADTESVEFQQIYGLEVVVIPTNMPMVRQDNPDSIYKTQEEKYKAIAADIEECYRTGQPTLVGTVSIEKSELLSNLLKKRKVPHNVLNAKQHEREAEIVLEAGHKGKVTIATNMAGRGTDIKLGEGVRELGGLHIIGTERHESRRIDNQLRGRAGRQGDPGSSRFYLALDDDLMRLFGSDRLKGIMEKLGLEDGMAIENKMVSNAIEKSQTRVEGHHYEIRKQLLEYDDVMNQQREAIYGLRRELMESKEVEPIATEYAEDLLEEILEPALDAKGGADKETVESVRARLEEVFNFERFPDWGKSGLPDRDQAEKWVEEIFAYLRASTGEHYQEILRYFLLDSLDRNWKEHLLNMDHLRDGIGLRGYGQKDPKQEYKREGFELFSELIYTIKENALRSFSHLRIQAEVSDEEFKHEDTDDLQYTDSESASEKKPATVRKDAKISRNAPCPCGSGKKYKKCCGA; encoded by the coding sequence ATGCTCAAAAAGATCTTCGGTTCCAAGAACGACCGATACCTGAAAAAACTCAACCCGATCATTGCGCAGGTCAATGCGCTCGAACCGGAGATGCAGGCCCTGGCCGACAGCGATTTCCCGGTCAAGATCGCGGCTTGGAAGGGGCAGGTGGCCGCGGGCGAGAAGACCCTGGACGACCTGCTGCCCGAGTGCTTCGCCCTGGTCCGCGAGGCGGGCAAGCGCGCCTTCGACCCGCCCATGCGCCACTTCGACGTGCAGCTCATCGGCGGCATCGTCCTGCACCAGGGCAAGATCGCGGAGATGAAGACCGGCGAGGGCAAGACCCTCGTCGCCACCCTGGCCGTGGTCCTCAACGCCCTGTCCGGCAAGGGCGTGCACGTGGTCACGGTCAACGACTACCTGGCCTCGCGCGACGCCGAGTGGATGGGCCAGCTCTATAATTTCCTCGGCCTGACCTACGGCGTCATTGTCCACGGCCTGACCGACGAGCAGCGCCAGGTGGCCTACGCGGCCGACATCACCTACGGGACGAACAACGAATTCGGCTTCGACTACCTGCGCGACAACATGAAGTTCTACAAGGAGCAACTGGTCCAGCGGCCGCTGAATTTCGCCATCGTCGACGAGGTGGACTCCATCCTCATCGACGAGGCGCGGACCCCGCTGATCATCTCCGGCCCGGGCGAGAAGTCGTCCGGCCTGTACCGCCGCGTGGACGCCATCGTGCCCAAGCTGATCAAGTCCAGCCCCACGGACCCCGAGGACAAGGACGCCGTGCCCGACGGCGACTTCGTCCTGGACGAGAAGACCAAGTCCATCACCCTGACCGACGCGGGCGTGGAGAAGATCGAGGAACTGCTCGACGTGGACAACCTGTTCGACCCGCAGAACATCGCCCTCCAGCACCATGTTCTCCAGGCGGTCAAGGCGCACCATTGCTTCATCAAGGACGTCGAGTACATCGTCAAGGACGACCAGGTCGTGCTGGTCGACGAGTTCACCGGCCGCCTCATGCCGGGCCGCCGCCTGTCCGACGGACTGCACCAGGCCATCGAGGCCAAGGAGAACGTCAAGGTCGAGGCCGAAAACCAGACGCTCGCCTCCATCACCTTCCAGAACTTTTTCCGCATGTACGACAAGCTGGCCGGCATGACCGGCACGGCCGACACCGAGTCCGTGGAGTTCCAGCAGATCTACGGCTTGGAGGTCGTGGTCATTCCGACCAACATGCCCATGGTCCGCCAGGACAATCCGGACTCCATCTATAAGACCCAGGAAGAGAAGTACAAGGCCATCGCCGCGGACATCGAGGAGTGTTACCGGACCGGCCAGCCCACCTTGGTGGGCACGGTCTCCATCGAAAAGTCCGAGCTGCTCTCCAACCTGCTCAAGAAACGCAAGGTCCCGCACAACGTGCTCAACGCCAAGCAGCATGAGCGCGAGGCGGAGATCGTCCTGGAAGCGGGCCACAAGGGCAAGGTGACCATCGCCACCAACATGGCCGGGCGCGGCACGGACATCAAGCTCGGCGAGGGCGTCCGCGAACTGGGCGGCCTGCACATCATCGGCACCGAGCGCCACGAGTCGCGGCGCATCGACAACCAGTTGCGCGGCCGCGCGGGCCGCCAGGGCGATCCGGGCTCGTCCCGCTTCTACCTGGCGCTGGACGATGACCTCATGCGCCTGTTCGGTTCCGACCGGCTCAAGGGCATCATGGAGAAATTGGGCCTCGAAGACGGCATGGCCATCGAGAACAAGATGGTCAGCAACGCCATCGAGAAATCCCAGACCAGGGTGGAAGGCCACCACTACGAAATCCGCAAGCAGTTGCTCGAATACGACGACGTCATGAACCAGCAGCGCGAGGCCATCTACGGCCTGCGCCGCGAGCTCATGGAGTCCAAGGAGGTCGAGCCCATCGCCACGGAGTACGCCGAGGACCTCCTGGAGGAGATCCTCGAACCCGCCCTGGACGCCAAGGGCGGCGCGGACAAGGAAACCGTGGAGTCGGTCCGGGCCCGCCTGGAGGAGGTCTTCAACTTCGAGCGCTTCCCGGACTGGGGCAAGTCCGGCCTGCCCGACAGGGACCAGGCCGAAAAGTGGGTGGAGGAGATCTTCGCCTACCTGCGGGCCTCCACCGGCGAGCACTACCAGGAGATCCTGCGCTACTTCCTGCTCGACTCGCTGGACCGCAACTGGAAGGAGCACCTGCTGAACATGGACCACCTGCGCGACGGCATCGGCCTGCGCGGGTACGGCCAGAAGGACCCCAAGCAGGAGTACAAGCGCGAGGGGTTCGAGCTCTTCTCCGAGCTGATCTACACCATCAAGGAGAACGCCCTGCGCTCCTTCTCCCACCTGCGCATCCAGGCCGAGGTCAGCGACGAGGAGTTCAAGCACGAGGACACGGACGACCTCCAGTACACGGACAGCGAGTCCGCGAGCGAGAAGAAGCCCGCCACGGTGCGCAAGGACGCCAAGATATCCCGCAACGCCCCCTGCCCCTGCGGCAGCGGCAAGAAATACAAGAAGTGCTGCGGAGCCTAG
- a CDS encoding (Fe-S)-binding protein, with protein sequence MSDSITQHVSHCILCGKCLQVCPLLRATGREELGPRSKSDLCRVLAEDPAKLSETDAARLAGLCLGCGRCREVCSQGQDVPGLVAALRAAHPNFKSWLWKTWLTRARQLWSPSAKAAGLVPERFRTERLGPMLKMLAGMTGGPGLDPFLTPKTFPDTLRGEKLLLFAGCTANYVQGRWLMAALRLLDGLGAEVLPGDFACCGSGLKGAGFTDESTAMAERNVAVWRKAGRPRITVFCASCLAGLRAYDCFASEAEAAQWADSLLPLSVAVRGIEFVIADNVPERLGYHHPCHAGADDPDRAFLREVLGDRLIRATDAQCCGFGGVMRLAAPGLTEPVNRQCWDALEGADVVLSGCSACLAQLSATAPEDVEVGHWLEIIR encoded by the coding sequence ATGTCCGACAGCATCACCCAACATGTTTCCCATTGCATCCTGTGCGGCAAGTGCCTCCAGGTCTGTCCGCTGCTGCGCGCCACCGGGCGCGAGGAGCTCGGCCCGCGTTCCAAGTCCGACCTCTGCCGGGTTCTGGCCGAGGACCCGGCCAAGCTGTCCGAGACCGATGCCGCCAGGCTGGCCGGGCTCTGCCTGGGCTGCGGCCGGTGCCGCGAGGTCTGCTCCCAGGGCCAGGACGTTCCCGGCCTGGTGGCCGCCCTGCGCGCGGCACACCCGAATTTCAAGTCCTGGCTGTGGAAGACTTGGCTGACCCGCGCCCGGCAGCTCTGGTCGCCGAGCGCCAAGGCCGCCGGGCTGGTGCCCGAGCGGTTCCGCACCGAAAGGCTCGGCCCCATGCTCAAAATGCTCGCGGGCATGACCGGCGGGCCGGGCCTCGACCCCTTCCTGACGCCCAAGACCTTTCCGGATACCCTCCGCGGCGAGAAACTGCTCCTGTTCGCGGGCTGCACGGCCAACTACGTCCAGGGCCGCTGGCTCATGGCCGCCCTGCGCCTGCTCGACGGCCTCGGGGCCGAGGTCCTGCCGGGCGATTTCGCCTGCTGCGGCTCGGGCCTCAAGGGGGCCGGGTTCACGGACGAGTCCACGGCCATGGCCGAGCGCAACGTGGCGGTCTGGCGTAAGGCGGGCCGCCCGCGCATCACGGTCTTCTGCGCCTCCTGCCTGGCCGGGCTCAGGGCCTACGACTGTTTCGCGTCCGAGGCCGAGGCCGCGCAATGGGCGGATTCCCTACTGCCGCTGTCGGTTGCTGTACGCGGTATCGAATTCGTGATAGCGGACAACGTGCCGGAACGGTTGGGATATCATCATCCGTGTCACGCCGGGGCGGACGACCCGGACCGGGCTTTTCTGCGCGAGGTCCTGGGCGACCGGCTCATCCGAGCCACGGATGCGCAGTGCTGCGGCTTCGGCGGGGTCATGCGTCTGGCCGCACCCGGCCTGACCGAGCCGGTCAACCGCCAATGCTGGGACGCGCTTGAGGGCGCGGACGTGGTCCTCTCGGGTTGTTCCGCTTGTCTCGCCCAGCTCTCGGCCACCGCGCCGGAGGATGTGGAGGTGGGTCACTGGCTTGAAATCATAAGGTAG
- a CDS encoding DUF3307 domain-containing protein — MTDPEQALLGLLLAHLATDFLFQPDGWVKAKEDGGFGSGVLALHAAVAGGLAALLGWGALDPVRVFAVTAASHWALDGLKARFGKGGTRWLLADQALHLAVIGGLVWWAPSGGPLPSWLAPLWQATLGSVPVRVWGCGLLLVGIPGSIAVKTMIGIWDAGKGGEAASDAAEDPQPDRDDGLRGRKNAGKWIGILERLFILIFILGGHWEGIGFLVVAKSILRFGEIKDSADRERAEYVLVGTLASYLWAVVVSMAAEAVLPPLY, encoded by the coding sequence ATGACTGATCCTGAACAAGCGCTTCTCGGCCTGCTCCTGGCGCATCTTGCCACGGATTTCCTGTTCCAGCCCGACGGGTGGGTCAAGGCCAAGGAAGACGGCGGATTCGGTTCCGGCGTCCTGGCCCTGCACGCGGCGGTGGCCGGGGGGCTCGCCGCGCTCCTGGGTTGGGGGGCATTGGATCCCGTCCGCGTATTCGCCGTCACGGCCGCCAGCCATTGGGCCCTGGACGGTCTCAAGGCGCGTTTCGGCAAAGGCGGGACCCGATGGCTGCTGGCGGACCAGGCCCTGCACCTGGCCGTGATCGGCGGGCTGGTGTGGTGGGCTCCCTCGGGTGGGCCGCTGCCGTCCTGGCTGGCCCCCCTCTGGCAAGCCACCCTCGGCTCCGTTCCCGTGCGCGTCTGGGGATGCGGGCTCCTGCTGGTCGGCATCCCCGGTTCCATAGCGGTCAAGACGATGATCGGGATCTGGGACGCCGGCAAGGGCGGGGAAGCCGCGAGCGATGCCGCCGAAGACCCGCAACCGGACAGGGACGACGGGCTCCGGGGCCGCAAGAACGCCGGCAAGTGGATAGGCATCCTGGAGCGGCTGTTTATCCTGATCTTCATTCTGGGCGGCCATTGGGAGGGCATCGGGTTCCTGGTGGTGGCCAAATCCATCCTCCGGTTCGGCGAAATCAAGGATTCCGCGGACCGGGAGCGGGCGGAATACGTCCTGGTCGGCACGCTGGCGAGTTACTTGTGGGCCGTTGTCGTGAGCATGGCGGCGGAGGCCGTGCTTCCACCCCTGTATTGA